Within the Fervidobacterium thailandense genome, the region CGATAAAATCTGTTCTGAAACGAAATAAAGTACCGAAAAAGACAAGGAAGACAAAGAAAGGAGAAAGGAGCTTATACGATTACGAAGCGTTAATACCATTCAGTGAGTTTCAATTAGATACGAAGCATTTATTGGACAAAGAAAGCTTACCGAAAGAAGTGTATGAACACATGAAAAATTACAGATTGCCGAGATACGAATGGAATATGATAGACGTGGCGACACGAACAAGATTTACGGCATACTCGTATGAATTAAATTCAACGTTTGGGTTCATGTTTATTTCGATAGTGGCATTATGGTTAAGGGTGCACAATGTGAGAGGGAGGATGAAAATACGGATGGATAACGGGATGGAGTTTTGCGGAGGAAGCGAAAGGAAATTGAACGAATGGAACGAAATATTCGAGAAGTTAGATTTACAGTTAAGCCCAATACCACCGAAGGCAAAACATTTGATGGGGGTAATAGAAAACACGCACAGAGCGGATGATGAATACTTTTTGATGATCCATGCGGAAAGATGT harbors:
- a CDS encoding transposase — protein: MNIISYHELRKISPQKAREVVRKVFEANNRNVSKTAKILGIARATVRRAVYDCLEDKSRRPKNSPKKLKSEFEDIIVEEAKRTGFRYRRLSTYLQKKYGLVISENTIKSVLKRNKVPKKTRKTKKGERSLYDYEALIPFSEFQLDTKHLLDKESLPKEVYEHMKNYRLPRYEWNMIDVATRTRFTAYSYELNSTFGFMFISIVALWLRVHNVRGRMKIRMDNGMEFCGGSERKLNEWNEIFEKLDLQLSPIPPKAKHLMGVIENTHRADDEYFLMIHAERC